From one Streptomyces sp. N50 genomic stretch:
- a CDS encoding Rv2578c family radical SAM protein: MRWENLTVESGGHSRATDAALFGADAVVSRTFDTPEFRGITFHEVRARSIINRVPGASRMPFEWTVNPYRGCSHACVYCFARKSHSYLDLDTGLGFDSQIVVKVNAPDLLRRQLGSRRWLGEHIAMGTNVDCYQRAEGRYRLMPGILGALRDHANPFSILTKGTLILRDLDLLVQASEVTDVGISVSVGFTDPALWRTVEPGTPSPERRLDAVRTLTGHGIDVGVLMAPVIPFLSDHPAQLRATVRAIAASGASSVTPLVLHLRPGAREWFMAWLGQHHPHLVRRYERLYAEGAYAPKWYQRRITRQVHDLAQEYGIGPARAGMPRRIPEPPDPADEPVSEPTQLTLI; this comes from the coding sequence ATGCGCTGGGAGAACCTCACCGTCGAATCCGGCGGTCACAGCCGGGCGACCGACGCCGCGCTGTTCGGCGCGGACGCCGTGGTCAGCCGTACGTTCGACACACCCGAGTTCCGCGGGATCACCTTCCACGAGGTGCGCGCCCGCTCGATCATCAACCGGGTTCCGGGGGCCTCCCGGATGCCCTTCGAGTGGACGGTCAACCCGTACCGGGGCTGCTCCCACGCGTGCGTGTACTGCTTCGCCCGCAAGTCGCACAGCTACCTGGACCTCGACACCGGCCTCGGCTTCGACTCGCAGATCGTGGTCAAGGTGAACGCGCCGGACCTGCTGCGCCGCCAGCTCGGCTCCCGGCGCTGGCTCGGCGAGCACATAGCGATGGGCACGAACGTCGACTGCTACCAGCGCGCGGAGGGCCGCTACCGGCTGATGCCGGGCATCCTCGGCGCCCTGCGCGACCACGCGAACCCCTTCTCGATCCTGACGAAGGGCACGCTGATCCTGCGCGACCTGGACCTCCTGGTGCAGGCCTCCGAGGTCACCGACGTCGGCATCTCCGTCTCCGTCGGCTTCACCGACCCGGCGCTGTGGCGCACGGTGGAGCCCGGCACGCCCTCCCCGGAGCGGCGCCTGGACGCCGTACGGACCCTGACCGGGCACGGCATCGACGTCGGGGTCCTGATGGCCCCGGTGATCCCCTTCCTGAGCGACCACCCGGCCCAACTGCGCGCCACCGTAAGGGCGATAGCGGCGTCCGGGGCCAGCTCGGTGACTCCCCTGGTGCTGCATCTGCGGCCCGGCGCCCGCGAGTGGTTCATGGCCTGGCTCGGGCAGCATCACCCGCATCTGGTGCGCCGTTACGAGCGCCTGTACGCGGAGGGCGCGTACGCCCCGAAGTGGTACCAGCGCCGGATCACCCGTCAGGTCCACGACCTGGCGCAGGAGTACGGCATCGGTCCCGCGCGCGCGGGGATGCCGCGCCGGATCCCCGAGCCACCGGACCCGGCGGACGAACCGGTGTCCGAGCCGACGCAGCTCACGCTGATCTGA
- a CDS encoding SRPBCC family protein — protein MAQVEATTERVVAADAEAVFDALADYSGTRAKVLPEQFSEYEVREGGDGEGTLVHWKLQATSKRVRDCLLEVTEPTDGELVEKDRNSTMVTTWRVTPAGEGKSRVVVTSTWNGATGIGGFFERTFAPKGLGRIYDLVLDRLAAEVEK, from the coding sequence ATGGCGCAGGTCGAGGCGACTACCGAGCGGGTCGTCGCAGCCGACGCGGAGGCTGTCTTCGACGCCCTCGCCGACTACAGCGGCACGCGCGCGAAGGTGCTGCCCGAGCAGTTCAGCGAGTACGAGGTGCGCGAGGGCGGCGACGGCGAGGGCACCCTCGTCCACTGGAAGCTCCAGGCCACCAGCAAGCGCGTCCGCGACTGCCTCCTGGAGGTCACCGAGCCGACCGACGGCGAACTGGTCGAGAAGGACCGCAACTCCACGATGGTCACCACCTGGCGGGTCACCCCGGCCGGCGAGGGCAAGTCCCGCGTCGTCGTGACCAGCACGTGGAACGGTGCCACCGGCATCGGCGGCTTCTTCGAGCGCACCTTCGCCCCCAAGGGCCTCGGCCGGATCTACGACCTGGTCCTCGACCGGCTCGCCGCCGAGGTCGAGAAGTAG